The Candidatus Auribacterota bacterium region TCGATGGGTGGGCGGCATCGTGGAAGAGCTCAAGAAAAAGAAGCTGTGGGACCGCACCTATATGATCCTTTTCGCGGACCATGGCACCATGGGGGGCGAACACGAGATCCTGCAAAAAGTCGACCCTGGCCGCGATTTCTTTTACAAGCCGATTACCCATGCCGCAGCCGACGGGCAGATGGCCGGCGACTCGGGGATGGGCTGTAACGTCCGCTGGTATGACGACGCGTACTGGAGGAAGGGGAGAAGAAAAAAGGGCTATGTGTTCATTGATTATGGCGAGGGCGAAAGCCGTGTGTACCTCCCGTATAAAGATGTCGATTCCGGGAAATGGCTCGATCGGAACACGCTCTATGATCTGACGCACTATACGGTCGCGCCCGGTGTGAAAGACATTAATCTCATCAAGCGCCTCCTCTCCTGGGATATGCACGGCGAGAACCTCTTCCCCGAGGCAATTCCCAATCGCCCCATTGGCCAGATTCTGGTCAAGCTCGACTCACGCCGCGTCGCGGTCTTCGGACAGGATGGCGTACAGGCGGTCATAGAGCGGAAGCCCGCCGGAGGAGACCGCTACGCGTACCGTTATGTCCCCGCGCATGATATCACCTGCACCGCGGATGGTACAATTGCGTACGCCCCCGCGGAATCGTCCGAACCGTTCGGGTACCTGGAGGCGGGCATTTTGCTCTCCTGGCTCACGGAATATCATCCGGAGCGCGAGTGGCTGGAGAAGACGATGTACCTCCCGTATCCTGATTCCGTCGTGGCGATTGCCAATCAGATGTTCTGGGATGGACATATGGCCGAGCGGGAGCAGCGATATTCTCCTGACATGGTGTTCTGCGCCAATCGCGGCTGGTCGCTGGAAAAACCGGAAAAACCTTCTGGGGGACATGGGTTCCTGTACTACGAATCGATGCATATCCCGTTCTTCGTCACCGGCCCGAATGTGCGGAAGGGGATCATCGTCACTGACGCGGTGCGCGGGGCCGATCTCGTCCCCACGGTGCTCTCGCTCATCGGCGCACAGCCTGACGAGGCCCGTTTTGATGGCAAGGTCCTGGGTGGTTTCCTGAAGGGGGAGGGTGAGAAAGAAACCGGCATCACAGGCGCCTCAGCAAAGGAGATCCTCGCCCGTCTCCCGTACGCGGATGAAAAACTCGATTACACCGACCTCGTCACCGAGTACCAGCGGCGCGTGGACGCGAAGAGGCCGGTGTCTCTCGCTCCGGATACGCGGTACAAGGGGCACGACTATAAGAATCCGACGGATATTCACAATGTGGCCGCGGACGTGCTCGGCATCCTCAACCGGGCAGTCCTGACCGATCTGGATAATATCATTGACCTCGCCGTCCCCGGCGATAAAAAACAACCCATCAGCACGGGTCTGGATAAAATGGTAGAAGAATATGACAAACTCCCCGATTCAATACCCAAAGAAAGGTTCCGAGAACTGTTCCACGCATTGCAGATCAGGCAAGTCACCCTGGGCGAGGTCCCCTCGGCCGTTTTCGCTAATGTGACCGGCCTCGCGGGGCGCGGGACCGCCTACCGCGCGACATTGCTTCTCACGTGGCTGGAACATGTATTTTCGGATATGGATCGTGGCCTGCTCTATCCGGTGAGGGATAAGAACATCAAAGCGGTCAGCAACGTCAATTATGGCCTCGAGGGGGTGAGGATCACGCTTCAAAAACTTTCGTGGGGCTTGACGCACTACCTCGGGAGCGCATTCTACGAGGGCATCATGCACGTGGAGAAGTTTGACGAGAAAGTCGTACGCGGCGTGAAAGGCCAACAGGAACCGATCGCGGATACCCTCTCCCCGCATGATATCCCCGCGAAGCAGAACGCATGCGCGGGCACGGTCAACGCATCCTCGAATCCATGATTGATTTTATCACGGGGTATCTTATCTTTCTTTTCGTCGTTTCGGTCCACGAATATTTTCATGCCTGGACGGCAGACCGATGCGGCGATCCCACCGCCCGCCTCCTGGGAAGATTGACGCTGGACCCGCGCGCGCACATTGACCCGATCGGCACAGTATTCATTCCTCTCTCGCCGCTTATATTTGGCCTTTTGGGAGAAGGCGGCATGCGGTTCCCCGGCGGCCTCAGATTTTTCGGATGGGCCAAACCGGTCCCCGTCAACCCGCTCAACGTGCGCCGCAGGCGCATTGACAACATGCTCGTCAGTATCGCGGGATGCGCGTCGGGATTCCTCATCGCCCTTGTGGCTGCCCTGGTCCTGCGGGGGTTGAAGATTACGCTTCGCGATGAGATTATTGCCATCAGGGCGGTGGTGGATATTCTCTGGCGGATGGGCTCGATTAGTATCTGGCTCAGCCTCTTTAACCTCATCCCGATCCCGCCGCTCGATGGATTCCAGTTTGTTTCCTATTGCCTTCGCCGTGATCCGCTCAGGAGCGGCGCATTCCTTGAGCGGTCCGGCCCATGGCTGCTGCTTTTTCTGATTAACACTCCGTTGCTCTATTCAATTCTCGGCCCGATCAATTCAATCCTCTTTTCCGGCATATTCCGATCCATCGCTGGCGTGTAACTTGCCCGATATCGCTAACCATGCAGCCGACACGGTAGCCGACACTTCAGTCTCGGCGGCTGCACTTGTAGATAACTTATGATGAGAAGTCAGCACGTATATCTGCATCAGGGATACATGTCCCACTGCAAAATCAGATTGCTTTAAGTAACTCGCGATGGTAGTATCGCTATAGTGGTTTACTGACTTGTTTCCAGCTCATATTTTAATTATAAGCACTCATCACTATTCACTTGTCACTGTTTTGTCGGGGCGTAGCGCAGTCTGGCAAGCGCGCTTGCTTGGGGTGCAAGAGGTCCCGGGTTCGAATCCCGGCGCCCCGACCATTACTGCGGCAACAACGGTTACTCGTTTCTAGTGCGGTGGGGCAGCGCGTCCCGAAGGCGTTCGGGAAGGTCCCCCCGAAGTAATTCGGGGGCGCCCCGACCATTTCATACTTCCGCTGGTGGCAGCTTGATTTGATGGGGCGATCCGACTCTAACTATTTCAAGCAGCAATCGGTCAACTCCCTCCCCACATTTGCCTTAGTCAAGCATTCTGCATGTTGCGATATCTCTTTGATTCGCGCGAGTCAAGAAGGATGGGTTTAGGCTTTAGTGTATTTTCCCGCCGCGATTATTCTTCCTGAAATTATCCCCGATTTCATTCGCGCCGCTTTTGGGACAATGAGACCAAAGGTCATGGAATTACACTACAAAGTGCAGCCTGACCTTGGTTGTTTATGTTCTCTTCTCGGGCTACCATAAGCGGAGTGGAAGCGGAGAGGGTCCGGAGAGGGTGTCTCCCCGGGTGAGAAAAGAACCCCCCGCACCATCTCACGGTGATGCGGGGGCTTTCCAAAGCCACCGGGCATTATGCCTTTTAATGGGCTTTTAGAAGCTTTAAGAGCACGCGAAAAACAAGGAGCCTGTGGAGCCTGAAAAGCGGGGAAAATCAGGTATGGTGACGTAAAATCTTTTATGCAAATTCGTGGTAGAGGTCCCTGTATGGGAAGGCAAGGGAAGAGAGAGACAGGGGCTACAAAAAAAGGTATCCTCTCCAGTTCAATCAGCAAAGAAAGAAAGGAGAGGATACCATGCTACGAACGAGGCACAGTGTACTGGATTTTGATCCAGATGCGCAAGACCTGGATTTCATGCTGCATGAGGCAGAGCGGGACCTATGGGGATTCTTACGGGAGGATCAGAGGGCACACGGTAAGATGATCGTGGAGTATCTACTCCAGGAGGAGCAGAAGGAGCATCTGGGACTGAAGAGGCACGAGAGAGACAAGGATGGCAGGGATGGATACCGTGCAGGGTTTTCGAGGATAAGGATCAAGACGTCCCTGGGGGAGATCGAGATCAGGAGGCCGCGGTTACGGCTCCAGACGTATGTGAGCAGGATCCTGCCTCTTTATACGAAATCAGAGAAGCAGTTGCTTGATCTCATCGCCAATCTATATCTGGTGGGGGTATCAACACGGAAGATGGCAAAGGGGTTGGAGAGCCTCCTAGGGAAGGCAGGGATAAGCGCCGGTGCGGTGAGCATCATTACGAACCGGGTGAAGGAGAAGATCCGGACCTATCACCGGCGGGTACTGGAGGACAAGTACGTATTCCTTTATCTGGATGGGATAACGATTACCGTACAGGGCCTGGATGGGAAAGGGCGGAAATACCTGCTTCTGGTGGCCTACGGCGTGGATTATACGGGGATCAAGGAGCTCATAGACTTCATGCCGGTGAGGAGCGAATCGGAGGATAACTGGCAGGGTTTTCTGTTCCAGTTATACGAGCGAGGGTTAAAAGGGAAGAGGTTGAAGCTTATCATCATCGACGGATGCAAGGGGTTGGCAAATGCGCTGGACGGGATCTATCCCCGGGTGCTGAGGCAGCGGTGTTGGGTCCATAAGCTCAGGAACGTTGCCACCACCCTAAAAAAGAAAGACGAGGAGGCCTGTCTTGGTGGGGCGAAGGAGATTTATAAGGCAAAGAGTCTGAAGCAGGCGAGGAAGCAGTTTAAGCGGTGGAAAGCGACATGGGAGAAGGTCTATCCAAAAGCCGTCGCGTGCATCGAGGCTGATCTGGATGAGTTACTCACCTTCTTCCTTTTCGATCCACGGCACTGGAGGAGGCTCAGGACGACAAATCCGATCGAGAGGGTGTTCAAGGAGTTCCGGCGCAGAACAGGGGTCATGGACAATCATCTCCCAAACACGGACAGTTGCGAGAAGATCTTCTTTGTGGTGATAGAGTTCATGAATGAGCGATGGGCTGGTCAGGGCCGGCTTCGCTTTAATAATATCAAGAGCATACCGGAGAACCTGCCTGAGCGAAGTGCAGCATAAGGACGAAATAGCGATGGAGAGAATATCTTATTTGAATAAACCTTTTGACGTTACCTATCCGGGCCATTCCGGGTTGCGGGTTACCCCTAATCATGATATATTAAGTTGCGAGGCGCGGGTGTTCAGTGCTTGCGGCCTAAAGCAGTCATTATAAGCGTTGGCTGCTTGACTACAGGTACTAGAACAGAAGGGACTATATGAGAACATTGGTGTTACTCCCTTTAATAGGCATCCTCATTGCCCGGCCTTCCATTGCGGCAGACGGCAGTGGAACCTGCGCGGTTGACCCCGCGACGGCAACAGCAGGTGCTACCGGCCAGACTTTTACTTTCACTTATACAGCGAGTGAAGACTTGGATGATGGAGGAATCAAGATTACCATTCCTTCTGGATGGAGCGCTCCTCAAGGATCTTCTGGAACTGCTGGCTACACCACTGTTTCCACTACTGGCACAATCGCCAGTGTTCTTGATACCTGCGATACTAGTTCAGGAAGCTGGACTGCTGATTCAGGAGTTACTCTTTCCAATGATGGCACTACAAAATACGAAGGATCAGCCTCCTTAAACGCTAGCCAAGTTATCTCAATCACTGCTAAAAAAATATATTATAACTTTTCTCCTGCTCAGGACTGGAGCGCTTACACAAAAGTGAGCTTTTGGATAAGAACCAGCGCTGCTCTAAGCCTCGCTGATGTCAAGTTCCAAGTTTCCGAAAGCGCCAGTTTGGGAGGCACCCTAGCAGAAGATATTAGTCTGCCGGCTATTTCGGCCAACACTTGGACCTTCGTTACTCTTGATTTAACCGGCATTGGTACCAGCCGGGACGCGGTTTTAAGCTATGGTTTTTCCT contains the following coding sequences:
- a CDS encoding alkaline phosphatase family protein; this translates as MHRNLMPALLCMAAIYASTYETPATAAQKVSVPANQPYVDTGLDIKEGDPLRVTATGEIEISEWAYLGRDGYDWHVSPLGTYRCEKSAKDKAFPLPVIDKGPAPCYCLIGKIGQNGAPFYIGTKYQGAAAAAGRLYLGINDVTFSDNKGTFTSMIMTGNEAEQTTQKKDDIVFSARELPPGQPIPDANVVLLYVDGLRYDVLREMAEAGHLPTIKSLFFDGGTDFINAFTVFPSSTLASNSTLYTGVFPNRSGVKGNNYFDRKRQKGDTYLKPFGPPVAAEEHRPSGVHRLGVEAKKVALRPFPRAYERYLEKRKADIPLLEDYLYERDMPYYTSAQPVLSHSPPDSYEVDASTVIPPFQFHNAADYMDEIHARFAKGQVIQSDARVMNFWFPTVDTSGHDSPRAQFGGSRKSLAMMDRWVGGIVEELKKKKLWDRTYMILFADHGTMGGEHEILQKVDPGRDFFYKPITHAAADGQMAGDSGMGCNVRWYDDAYWRKGRRKKGYVFIDYGEGESRVYLPYKDVDSGKWLDRNTLYDLTHYTVAPGVKDINLIKRLLSWDMHGENLFPEAIPNRPIGQILVKLDSRRVAVFGQDGVQAVIERKPAGGDRYAYRYVPAHDITCTADGTIAYAPAESSEPFGYLEAGILLSWLTEYHPEREWLEKTMYLPYPDSVVAIANQMFWDGHMAEREQRYSPDMVFCANRGWSLEKPEKPSGGHGFLYYESMHIPFFVTGPNVRKGIIVTDAVRGADLVPTVLSLIGAQPDEARFDGKVLGGFLKGEGEKETGITGASAKEILARLPYADEKLDYTDLVTEYQRRVDAKRPVSLAPDTRYKGHDYKNPTDIHNVAADVLGILNRAVLTDLDNIIDLAVPGDKKQPISTGLDKMVEEYDKLPDSIPKERFRELFHALQIRQVTLGEVPSAVFANVTGLAGRGTAYRATLLLTWLEHVFSDMDRGLLYPVRDKNIKAVSNVNYGLEGVRITLQKLSWGLTHYLGSAFYEGIMHVEKFDEKVVRGVKGQQEPIADTLSPHDIPAKQNACAGTVNASSNP
- a CDS encoding site-2 protease family protein, giving the protein MRGHGQRILESMIDFITGYLIFLFVVSVHEYFHAWTADRCGDPTARLLGRLTLDPRAHIDPIGTVFIPLSPLIFGLLGEGGMRFPGGLRFFGWAKPVPVNPLNVRRRRIDNMLVSIAGCASGFLIALVAALVLRGLKITLRDEIIAIRAVVDILWRMGSISIWLSLFNLIPIPPLDGFQFVSYCLRRDPLRSGAFLERSGPWLLLFLINTPLLYSILGPINSILFSGIFRSIAGV
- a CDS encoding IS256 family transposase gives rise to the protein MLRTRHSVLDFDPDAQDLDFMLHEAERDLWGFLREDQRAHGKMIVEYLLQEEQKEHLGLKRHERDKDGRDGYRAGFSRIRIKTSLGEIEIRRPRLRLQTYVSRILPLYTKSEKQLLDLIANLYLVGVSTRKMAKGLESLLGKAGISAGAVSIITNRVKEKIRTYHRRVLEDKYVFLYLDGITITVQGLDGKGRKYLLLVAYGVDYTGIKELIDFMPVRSESEDNWQGFLFQLYERGLKGKRLKLIIIDGCKGLANALDGIYPRVLRQRCWVHKLRNVATTLKKKDEEACLGGAKEIYKAKSLKQARKQFKRWKATWEKVYPKAVACIEADLDELLTFFLFDPRHWRRLRTTNPIERVFKEFRRRTGVMDNHLPNTDSCEKIFFVVIEFMNERWAGQGRLRFNNIKSIPENLPERSAA